Proteins encoded together in one Citromicrobium bathyomarinum window:
- the bla gene encoding subclass B3 metallo-beta-lactamase: MSARLAALAALALVAGGCAPAPESPATADPVAHDVVSSPDMAASFPQSAFLEKCEDWDEWDTPAPPFELLGDTWYVGTCGISALLVIGDGEHILIDSGVEDAAPLILANIRALGIDPRDVGYLLMSHEHFDHVGAHAALVEATGAEVIASPIAAQVLSSGEASADDPQAAIHPAMTPVKVDRIVSDGEVLTLGGKEFTAHFTPGHTPGAMSWTWNACSLPWQPPVCRRVAYVDSLSPVSADDYRFSDHPAVVADFRRSIAKVAKLPCDLLTTPHPSASGMLDRMADGGLLDGAACADYAKAIEKRLNERLAKEGE, from the coding sequence ATGTCCGCTAGACTGGCGGCGCTGGCAGCGCTGGCACTTGTCGCTGGCGGCTGCGCGCCCGCGCCCGAGTCGCCCGCCACCGCCGATCCTGTAGCGCACGACGTCGTCTCCTCACCGGACATGGCCGCCAGCTTTCCGCAGTCCGCGTTTCTCGAAAAATGCGAAGACTGGGACGAGTGGGACACACCCGCCCCGCCCTTCGAACTGCTCGGCGACACATGGTACGTCGGCACCTGCGGTATCTCCGCGCTGCTCGTGATCGGCGATGGCGAGCACATCCTGATCGACAGCGGCGTGGAGGATGCGGCACCGCTGATCCTCGCCAATATCCGCGCGCTCGGCATCGATCCGCGCGATGTGGGCTATCTGCTGATGAGCCATGAGCATTTCGACCACGTGGGTGCGCACGCAGCCCTCGTCGAAGCGACCGGCGCAGAGGTGATCGCCTCGCCCATAGCGGCACAGGTTCTGTCCAGCGGCGAGGCAAGCGCGGACGATCCGCAGGCCGCGATCCACCCTGCGATGACACCGGTGAAGGTCGACCGGATCGTGAGCGATGGCGAGGTGCTGACGCTGGGCGGCAAGGAATTCACCGCGCATTTCACCCCCGGCCACACGCCGGGCGCGATGAGCTGGACGTGGAATGCCTGCTCGCTCCCGTGGCAGCCACCCGTGTGCCGCCGCGTCGCCTATGTCGACAGTCTCTCCCCCGTCTCGGCAGACGATTACCGCTTCAGCGATCACCCGGCAGTCGTGGCCGATTTCCGGCGCAGCATTGCAAAGGTCGCCAAACTTCCCTGCGACCTGCTCACGACGCCGCATCCCTCGGCGAGCGGAATGCTCGACCGGATGGCAGATGGCGGGCTGCTGGATGGGGCCGCCTGCGCCGATTACGCGAAAGCCATCGAGAAACGGCTGAACGAGCGGTTGGCGAAAGAAGGCGAATGA
- a CDS encoding DUF6151 family protein: MSDLAGPGSDLPFSCRCGAVKGVIERAGPREGDFVVCHCTDCQTFARRFDAGDRVMEEQDAGTPLYQSRCARMRVESGRDRLRCIHLTEEATLRWYAGCCDTPLFNSYKNGKIPYVTTLVGNCDAGAQARMLGEPIGHLFVDDDPACTGPVRRLSMNTLMRRFFVRMVKDIVSGDRRRSALFDPETLEPISTPTRPAKETSINVG, encoded by the coding sequence ATGAGTGACCTAGCAGGTCCGGGTTCCGATCTGCCCTTCTCCTGCCGCTGCGGCGCGGTGAAAGGGGTGATCGAGAGGGCGGGCCCGCGCGAAGGCGATTTCGTCGTCTGTCACTGCACCGACTGCCAGACATTCGCCCGTCGTTTCGACGCGGGCGACAGAGTTATGGAAGAGCAGGACGCAGGCACACCGCTCTACCAGAGCCGCTGCGCACGGATGCGGGTGGAGAGTGGGCGGGACCGGCTGCGATGCATCCACCTGACCGAAGAGGCGACCCTGCGCTGGTACGCAGGCTGTTGCGACACGCCGCTGTTCAACTCGTACAAGAACGGCAAAATTCCCTATGTCACCACGCTTGTGGGCAATTGCGACGCCGGGGCACAAGCGCGGATGCTGGGGGAACCGATCGGGCACCTCTTTGTCGATGACGATCCGGCGTGTACCGGGCCGGTCCGCCGCCTTTCGATGAACACGCTGATGCGACGTTTCTTCGTCAGGATGGTCAAGGACATCGTCTCTGGCGACCGCCGCCGGAGCGCGCTGTTCGATCCCGAAACGCTGGAGCCCATCTCCACCCCCACCAGACCTGCCAAGGAAACCTCTATAAATGTCGGCTGA
- a CDS encoding 50S ribosomal protein L11 methyltransferase translates to MSADITAEEAGISWKLTALVDRTAAEAALAASVEDAWDSDLVMSAHEVEADRYDPINAGLWRIEAWYPRKPDAALRATLDTMFDGNPPDFTLEKVEPEDWVTISQQAVEPVRAGPFHIRTPDHAAAPEGIDLVIPASRAFGTGQHETTAGCLAMLGWLRARGVHPRDIADIGTGTGLLAIGALKLFPTANVIASDIDPVCDEIVRENAHGNAVPLGQRPGALHYVTAPGMDDPGLRARAPYDLLIANILAGPLITLAPDFARAVQPGAYVVLAGLLTTQEARVTRAYLQQGLRREHRIVDGDWSILCLRMPAR, encoded by the coding sequence ATGTCGGCTGACATCACCGCCGAAGAAGCCGGAATCAGCTGGAAGCTGACCGCACTGGTCGACCGCACCGCCGCCGAGGCCGCACTCGCGGCGAGCGTGGAGGACGCATGGGACTCCGATCTCGTGATGAGCGCGCACGAGGTCGAGGCCGACCGCTACGATCCGATCAATGCCGGGCTGTGGCGGATCGAGGCGTGGTATCCGCGCAAGCCCGACGCCGCGCTGCGCGCCACGCTCGACACGATGTTCGACGGCAACCCGCCCGACTTCACGCTGGAGAAGGTCGAGCCGGAGGACTGGGTCACGATCAGCCAGCAGGCGGTCGAGCCGGTCCGCGCGGGGCCGTTCCACATCCGCACGCCCGACCACGCGGCTGCGCCCGAGGGTATCGACCTGGTCATCCCCGCCAGCCGCGCCTTCGGCACCGGCCAGCACGAGACCACTGCGGGATGCCTCGCGATGCTCGGCTGGCTGCGCGCGCGCGGCGTCCACCCGCGTGACATCGCCGATATCGGCACCGGCACCGGCCTGCTCGCGATCGGTGCGCTCAAGCTGTTCCCGACCGCCAATGTGATCGCCAGCGACATCGACCCGGTGTGCGATGAAATCGTGCGCGAGAACGCCCACGGCAACGCGGTCCCGCTCGGCCAGCGGCCCGGCGCGCTGCATTACGTCACCGCGCCGGGGATGGACGATCCCGGGCTCCGGGCCCGCGCGCCCTACGATCTGCTGATCGCCAATATCCTCGCCGGCCCGCTGATCACGCTCGCGCCCGATTTCGCACGCGCGGTACAGCCGGGTGCCTATGTCGTTCTGGCCGGTCTGCTGACCACGCAGGAGGCGCGGGTGACGCGCGCCTACCTGCAACAGGGGCTG